The window GGGATCAATGCCACCTCATCTCCATTCTTTAACATAACAGGTTTTTTAGCATATTTCCGGTTCACTGCTACTTTGACCTCAACGCCATTAAGGTCCTCCCCTGTTATCTCACGAATTTTGTTTTCAAC is drawn from Candidatus Neomarinimicrobiota bacterium and contains these coding sequences:
- a CDS encoding MoaD/ThiS family protein yields the protein MTGEDLNGVEVKVAVNRKYAKKPVMLKNGDEVALIPPVQGG